One segment of Candidatus Poribacteria bacterium DNA contains the following:
- a CDS encoding sigma-70 family RNA polymerase sigma factor has protein sequence MRDYYPAYPIESELFAEDEEREENSTESPRDETFAYLQKIAKTPLLEPEQETALFEKYREGFQAFTNLLNQLPDWMMAALSVTKNDISNRNEKLEPPQSEHGLIIDQVRAEIQALDVLLEKLEAKANLLEQTRWKIFEENLYLLQKYVDRTASPELMQVGSLGLLKAIDDSGTKRGTEFRTYARKAIRSAINTFNKKAAQAQQRQTTATLTEAHPIPELSHITTACFDKEQEFDVIRHEIEMLLEELPTDMLVERTTTCKPHTLRFVLEDVRREFAHVKWLAEQLEAADQVTHGTKLKIVEANLRLVASIAKQHHFSKTSLTFLDLMQEGSLGLMRAVDKFDHTLRFRFSTYATWWIMQSIKRALDQQGQMIRVPCYIGEARRAIKQAQSDLTTQLGREPTTTEIAKEVELTEKKVSEIFNATKDPVPLDAPINEDSPDGSFSELIPDQSQITPENYLLDYAKIEVITEVLNRTLNPRETQVIILRYGLMDGTEYTLADIGDKLRISRERVRQIEAEAIVKLKRHDSKTLLQDLLQDF, from the coding sequence ATGAGAGACTATTACCCAGCATACCCGATAGAATCTGAACTCTTTGCAGAGGATGAGGAGAGGGAAGAGAACTCCACAGAATCGCCAAGGGATGAGACCTTTGCGTATCTACAAAAGATTGCGAAAACCCCTCTGTTGGAACCTGAGCAAGAAACAGCACTCTTTGAAAAATATCGGGAAGGTTTCCAGGCGTTTACGAACCTGCTAAACCAACTCCCGGATTGGATGATGGCCGCGCTGAGCGTCACTAAGAACGATATTTCAAACAGAAACGAGAAATTAGAACCCCCGCAATCAGAACACGGATTAATTATAGACCAGGTCCGCGCCGAGATCCAAGCGCTGGACGTCCTATTGGAAAAGTTAGAAGCAAAGGCGAATTTGTTAGAACAGACACGCTGGAAAATCTTTGAAGAAAACTTATATCTCCTACAAAAGTATGTTGACCGCACTGCTTCGCCTGAATTAATGCAGGTGGGAAGCCTCGGACTCTTGAAAGCTATTGACGACAGTGGCACAAAACGGGGTACGGAATTTCGGACATACGCTCGCAAAGCGATTCGCAGCGCCATCAATACTTTCAACAAAAAAGCGGCGCAAGCACAGCAACGGCAAACGACCGCTACCTTGACAGAAGCGCATCCGATTCCTGAACTCTCTCATATCACAACGGCGTGTTTTGACAAAGAACAGGAATTTGACGTGATCCGGCATGAAATTGAAATGCTCTTGGAGGAACTACCGACCGATATGTTAGTGGAGCGGACGACGACCTGCAAGCCACACACACTTCGATTTGTACTTGAAGACGTCCGGAGAGAATTTGCACACGTCAAGTGGTTGGCGGAACAATTGGAAGCGGCAGATCAAGTCACACATGGAACGAAACTAAAAATAGTCGAGGCGAATCTGCGTCTCGTCGCCAGTATCGCCAAACAACATCACTTTAGTAAAACATCCTTAACCTTCCTTGATTTGATGCAGGAAGGCAGCCTCGGATTGATGCGAGCCGTAGATAAGTTCGACCACACCCTCCGATTCCGATTCAGCACTTACGCAACTTGGTGGATTATGCAATCCATCAAACGGGCGCTCGATCAGCAAGGACAGATGATTCGCGTGCCATGCTATATCGGCGAGGCGCGCCGTGCCATTAAGCAGGCACAATCGGATCTGACAACCCAACTCGGACGCGAACCCACTACGACTGAAATTGCAAAAGAAGTCGAACTGACAGAGAAAAAAGTTTCCGAAATTTTCAATGCCACAAAGGATCCTGTTCCACTTGATGCACCGATCAATGAGGATTCTCCTGACGGTTCGTTCTCCGAACTGATTCCGGATCAATCCCAAATTACGCCTGAAAACTATCTGCTCGATTATGCCAAAATCGAAGTTATCACAGAGGTTCTCAATCGAACGCTCAATCCTCGTGAAACACAGGTAATCATTCTACGGTACGGCTTAATGGACGGCACCGAGTATACCTTAGCAGACATCGGCGACAAACTGCGGATTAGTCGTGAACGTGTCCGGCAGATAGAGGCTGAAGCGATTGTTAAACTCAAACGCCACGACTCAAAAACACTGCTCCAAGACTTACTCCAAGATTTCTGA
- a CDS encoding pentapeptide repeat-containing protein translates to MAQLTENAIIKKCQAGESLSGENLANLDLANQPLKGVDLSEADLSGTDLRNADLTEANLNDANLTGANLSGAILQRTYLVGSNLTDTNLEEANLCGAFLSGSLLCGTNFRRADLRRATLGCPRCEVPGPFGSLTSFENANLGEAIFGEIKLIGVVLLGANFKDAYLYEVDLSEAVYREADLADAITKKGRN, encoded by the coding sequence ATGGCTCAACTCACAGAAAATGCAATAATTAAAAAGTGTCAAGCCGGTGAATCTCTTTCTGGTGAAAATCTTGCAAACTTAGATTTAGCGAATCAACCGCTCAAAGGTGTTGATTTGTCGGAAGCGGATTTGAGCGGTACCGATCTGCGGAACGCGGATTTAACGGAGGCGAATCTGAACGATGCGAATCTCACGGGTGCGAACCTTTCCGGCGCCATTTTACAGCGGACGTATCTCGTCGGCTCCAATTTAACGGATACCAACCTCGAGGAAGCGAATCTATGCGGGGCGTTCCTCAGCGGAAGCCTGCTCTGTGGCACTAACTTTCGGCGTGCTGATCTGCGTCGTGCGACCCTCGGTTGTCCAAGATGCGAGGTGCCGGGACCTTTCGGCTCACTCACGAGTTTCGAGAACGCGAATCTCGGAGAAGCGATTTTCGGTGAAATCAAACTGATCGGTGTTGTCCTGCTCGGTGCCAATTTTAAGGATGCGTATCTATATGAAGTCGATCTCTCTGAAGCCGTCTATCGTGAAGCCGATCTTGCAGACGCCATCACGAAAAAAGGACGAAATTAA
- a CDS encoding ABC transporter ATP-binding protein codes for MVSWMFKPIKTIGSVNSALQQCLVSAERIFYLLDFGPEMRAENDEHPYNLRPKSEDAADGIQLQNIHGTVTFRNVSFSYSDPLTTDPGNPHNKSKPVINNVTFEAKPGEVVALVGPSGSGKTTLLNLLLRFYEVNVGKILIDGLSISEVNLASLRQNIALVPQDTFLFDGTILENIGYGYPSATDAAIIAAAKRANAHEFITKTPQGYKTPIGEAGLKLSGGEQQRLSIARALLKDAPILILDEATSSLDTQSEALIQESLVNLMAGRTSFIIAHRLSTVVRADKILVIKDGEILETGTHETLLAQRGLYQKLCEMQLS; via the coding sequence ATGGTAAGTTGGATGTTCAAGCCAATTAAAACGATTGGCAGCGTCAACAGTGCCTTACAACAGTGCCTCGTTTCTGCGGAGCGGATCTTTTATCTTCTCGACTTCGGACCAGAAATGCGTGCGGAGAACGACGAACATCCGTATAATCTCCGTCCGAAATCTGAGGACGCCGCAGACGGGATTCAGCTGCAGAATATCCACGGCACTGTCACATTTCGGAATGTCTCTTTTTCTTACTCAGACCCTTTAACAACAGATCCGGGGAATCCGCACAACAAGTCGAAACCTGTCATTAACAACGTGACTTTTGAGGCAAAGCCGGGCGAAGTTGTAGCACTCGTCGGACCCAGTGGCAGTGGAAAGACAACCCTCCTCAACCTGCTTTTACGTTTCTATGAGGTGAATGTTGGGAAAATCTTGATCGACGGTCTCTCTATTTCCGAAGTAAATTTGGCGTCATTACGACAAAATATTGCGCTCGTTCCACAGGACACATTCCTATTTGACGGCACGATTTTGGAAAACATCGGCTACGGATACCCGAGTGCCACTGATGCGGCGATTATCGCAGCGGCGAAAAGGGCAAACGCACATGAGTTTATTACGAAAACCCCGCAAGGTTATAAGACCCCAATCGGTGAGGCGGGTCTGAAACTCTCAGGCGGCGAACAACAACGTTTGTCTATCGCCCGTGCGCTCTTAAAAGATGCCCCTATTCTCATCTTAGATGAAGCCACGTCTTCATTGGATACACAGTCTGAAGCACTCATCCAAGAATCGCTGGTAAACCTGATGGCAGGGAGAACCAGTTTTATTATTGCGCACCGACTTTCAACCGTCGTCCGGGCTGATAAAATTCTTGTTATCAAGGATGGAGAGATTCTGGAAACTGGAACGCATGAAACGTTATTAGCACAGAGGGGGTTGTATCAAAAACTCTGCGAAATGCAGCTGAGTTAA
- the sppA gene encoding signal peptide peptidase SppA, with protein sequence MKKRRVYIILGTIIGLFFLLLILRSIGGNVSIGEKVAVVDIRGIISGSDDTIKLIHAYRDDPSIKAIVIRINSPGGSVAPVQEIYSELKKIEKPVVASMGGSAASGGYYVACAADTIFANPGTLTGSIGVIMQFTQLKGLYDKVGLGHQVIKSGDFKDTGSPFRDFTEQERAVLQSTVDDVYNQFVDTIFEARGNLLTRAEIVELADGRIYSGRQALDSKLLDQLGNLPDAIKTAAELAGIEGKPKVVRKEKKTSLLEQLLGIKQMPPLDEMLSLPGVTFRYEMSLGK encoded by the coding sequence ATGAAAAAGAGACGCGTTTACATTATTTTGGGAACTATCATCGGGCTGTTCTTCTTGCTGCTGATTTTACGTTCAATAGGCGGCAACGTATCGATCGGGGAGAAGGTCGCCGTGGTAGACATTAGAGGTATCATCTCCGGCTCAGATGATACGATTAAACTGATCCATGCCTACCGCGATGATCCAAGCATCAAAGCAATTGTCATTAGAATCAACTCTCCCGGTGGCAGTGTCGCCCCGGTCCAAGAAATTTACAGCGAACTAAAGAAGATAGAGAAACCGGTAGTCGCTTCGATGGGAGGGAGTGCGGCATCTGGAGGCTATTACGTCGCGTGCGCTGCTGACACAATCTTCGCAAACCCGGGCACCTTGACAGGTAGCATCGGCGTTATCATGCAATTCACGCAACTGAAGGGGTTATACGATAAAGTCGGCTTAGGGCATCAGGTCATTAAAAGCGGCGACTTTAAAGATACAGGATCACCTTTCCGTGATTTCACGGAGCAGGAACGGGCTGTTCTCCAATCCACCGTAGACGATGTTTACAACCAGTTTGTGGATACAATCTTCGAGGCACGAGGGAATTTATTAACGCGTGCCGAAATTGTCGAACTTGCGGATGGACGTATTTACTCTGGGAGGCAGGCGTTAGATTCGAAGTTACTGGACCAACTCGGCAATCTCCCAGATGCGATCAAAACCGCCGCAGAGTTAGCGGGTATTGAAGGCAAACCGAAGGTCGTACGTAAGGAGAAAAAGACATCACTGCTCGAACAACTCCTCGGAATTAAACAGATGCCCCCTTTGGATGAGATGTTGAGCCTCCCCGGTGTGACCTTTCGTTATGAGATGAGCCTCGGCAAATAG
- a CDS encoding sugar transferase codes for MPTDTKLLKRVGESESSVNRRQLKEGSVKSNDSLTDNRKLRTENHKADNQSGIDPKRDWAKRTFDVLFATIGLVLLSPLFLLGSLLAKWQSKGPIFYKAKRVGRGEILFEMYKFRTMVVNADTLGGSLTTYRDERITPIGRFLRWTKLDELPNLINVIKGEMSLIGPRPEAPDYVKYYTQTQKQVLQVKPGMTGPSQLANRDEEEKLKGHLDAEHYYITELMPKKLALDLHYVATQSIAADMGWLLKTFWVVIFAPRRSK; via the coding sequence ATGCCTACTGATACAAAGCTTCTCAAGCGCGTGGGAGAGTCTGAGTCGTCAGTTAACAGGCGTCAGTTAAAAGAGGGTTCGGTTAAATCAAATGACTCTTTAACTGATAACCGAAAACTGAGAACTGAGAACCATAAAGCCGACAACCAATCCGGTATAGACCCCAAGCGTGACTGGGCAAAACGGACGTTCGATGTCCTATTTGCGACAATTGGACTCGTGCTTTTGTCCCCCCTTTTTTTGCTTGGGAGTCTGCTCGCAAAGTGGCAGTCAAAAGGACCCATATTTTACAAAGCAAAACGGGTCGGTAGGGGCGAAATCCTCTTTGAAATGTACAAGTTCAGGACGATGGTGGTAAATGCGGATACGCTCGGCGGTAGCTTGACAACCTATAGAGATGAACGCATTACACCCATCGGTAGGTTTTTGCGGTGGACGAAGTTGGACGAGCTCCCCAACTTAATCAATGTTATTAAAGGTGAAATGAGTCTCATTGGACCCCGTCCAGAGGCACCGGACTACGTCAAGTACTACACACAGACGCAGAAACAGGTTCTACAAGTAAAACCAGGGATGACCGGTCCATCACAACTCGCGAACCGCGATGAAGAGGAAAAACTAAAGGGGCACCTCGATGCGGAGCATTACTACATAACGGAATTAATGCCAAAAAAACTCGCATTGGATCTCCACTACGTTGCGACACAGAGTATTGCGGCTGATATGGGATGGTTGCTAAAAACCTTTTGGGTGGTCATCTTCGCCCCACGCCGCTCCAAATGA
- a CDS encoding polysaccharide biosynthesis protein, which produces MDRRKIKWSFTIVSDILLVNLAFLFAYLTSRQLGFDFLEQPAPLFAILQGADTSPFQPQHIIGFGIATAVTIVRIGLLLAFNLYKPIWQYAAAKEFRTLAKAIILATVGLIGLSIFLKVVWVLFLIDGFYNFALIGFTKFSAQIFQRDKGAIHKRSQKNKGSIGGHAEFQSSLQKPPTKVLIVGAGETGIGVLRALRNHPEKGYVPVGFIDDAPHKVGRSVAGLEVLGTTRDLTYIARKREIDEVVIAIPSAPGGKIRDIIRQCEYRGCQFKIVPNIHAILEGRASVSQIREVRFEDLLNRSTSQMDLAEVSKYLSGKRVMVTGAGGSIGSELCRQVAKLDPELLILFGRGENSLYHTDIELRESEPQLNRALVIGDIRDNAKVSQVTRKYRPDIIFHAAAHKHVKFMENHPDEAVKNNILGTQNLINAAIKHEVEAFILVSSDKAVNPTSVYGASKRVTEKLVQCKAKQNATRFIAVRFGNVIGSRASVIPNFKRQIAKGGPVTVTHREATRYFMTIPEAVQLLIQAGAMGNDGEILMLDMGDPIKILDLAQDLIRLSGLEVDRDIKIEFTGLEPGEKLYEELLTPQEGVTATKHQRIFVAQLEQIEERQLLSQIAELSQLADALDSEGIVSKFQELVPRYQPNRAFLTESDEDSASEIIQFPTELETARANRR; this is translated from the coding sequence ATGGATAGACGGAAAATAAAGTGGAGTTTTACAATTGTTAGTGATATACTTCTCGTCAATCTCGCGTTTCTATTCGCTTATCTAACTAGTAGGCAACTCGGCTTTGATTTTTTAGAACAACCCGCACCACTTTTCGCTATACTGCAAGGTGCAGACACATCTCCTTTCCAGCCACAACATATTATCGGCTTCGGTATCGCGACTGCCGTCACGATAGTCCGCATCGGCTTACTGCTCGCTTTCAATCTTTACAAACCGATATGGCAATATGCCGCTGCTAAGGAATTTCGCACGTTGGCGAAAGCAATCATATTGGCAACTGTAGGGCTCATTGGGCTTTCCATATTCCTGAAGGTTGTTTGGGTCCTCTTCTTAATCGATGGATTTTATAACTTCGCACTTATTGGGTTTACCAAGTTTTCCGCACAAATCTTCCAACGAGATAAGGGCGCGATACACAAGCGATCCCAAAAGAATAAAGGTTCGATAGGGGGACACGCCGAATTTCAGTCATCCCTGCAAAAACCGCCAACAAAAGTGCTTATTGTTGGGGCAGGTGAAACGGGTATCGGTGTACTCCGTGCCCTTAGAAACCATCCTGAAAAAGGGTACGTGCCGGTCGGCTTTATTGACGATGCGCCACACAAAGTGGGCAGAAGTGTTGCTGGACTTGAAGTATTGGGTACGACCCGCGACTTAACCTATATTGCGCGCAAGCGCGAGATTGATGAGGTCGTCATTGCCATTCCTTCAGCACCGGGCGGAAAGATTCGTGATATTATCCGACAGTGCGAATACCGCGGATGCCAGTTTAAAATCGTGCCGAACATCCATGCGATCCTTGAAGGGCGCGCCAGCGTCAGTCAGATCCGGGAGGTCCGATTTGAAGACCTTCTGAATCGGTCTACTTCGCAAATGGATCTCGCTGAAGTCTCTAAGTATCTTTCAGGAAAACGCGTGATGGTAACCGGAGCAGGCGGCTCAATCGGCTCTGAACTGTGTCGCCAAGTAGCGAAACTGGACCCAGAACTCCTTATCCTCTTCGGACGTGGTGAAAATAGTCTCTACCATACGGATATCGAACTCCGGGAGTCTGAACCGCAGCTCAATCGCGCTTTAGTTATCGGTGATATTCGGGATAATGCTAAGGTTTCGCAAGTGACACGCAAATATCGCCCCGATATTATTTTCCATGCTGCCGCACACAAGCACGTCAAATTCATGGAAAACCATCCCGATGAAGCCGTCAAGAATAACATTCTCGGCACCCAAAACCTTATCAATGCCGCAATCAAACACGAGGTTGAGGCATTCATACTCGTTTCATCGGATAAGGCGGTGAACCCAACGAGTGTGTACGGGGCATCCAAACGTGTGACAGAGAAGTTGGTTCAGTGCAAAGCAAAACAGAACGCAACCCGGTTTATCGCGGTCCGTTTTGGAAACGTTATCGGGAGTCGGGCAAGCGTCATCCCCAATTTCAAGCGGCAGATCGCCAAAGGTGGACCCGTCACTGTTACACATCGCGAAGCGACACGCTACTTCATGACGATTCCAGAAGCCGTGCAACTCCTCATCCAAGCGGGTGCCATGGGAAATGATGGCGAAATTCTGATGTTAGATATGGGAGACCCCATAAAAATTCTCGATCTCGCCCAAGACCTCATTCGGCTTTCTGGGCTTGAGGTTGACAGGGATATCAAAATTGAATTCACAGGTTTAGAACCCGGCGAGAAGTTGTACGAGGAACTCCTAACCCCGCAAGAGGGGGTTACAGCAACAAAACACCAACGTATTTTCGTCGCACAGTTGGAGCAGATAGAAGAACGCCAACTCCTTTCCCAGATAGCGGAGCTTTCACAACTCGCGGACGCACTCGACTCAGAAGGCATTGTTTCTAAATTCCAGGAATTGGTCCCAAGATACCAGCCGAACCGCGCGTTCCTGACAGAAAGCGACGAAGATAGCGCGTCTGAGATTATCCAGTTTCCTACGGAGCTGGAAACCGCCAGGGCGAACCGCCGTTAG
- a CDS encoding TIGR03087 family PEP-CTERM/XrtA system glycosyltransferase produces MKILFLSLRCPYPPHRGDRIRSYNFIKQLSKQHAVTLVYFAESESDIESAKHLEPFCERVEWVRFHRSFAFMNTGIHCLSRRPLQLHYWYAPQMQRKVNQLLEQENFELIHAQLFRMGQYVADVHGPVKVLDLCDSLALNLNRRAALESNPWLAKIKLDCTPKRFLVKLEERRVQHYEVNIMKAFDCGTVVARFDRDYLLKQDNSLNLSIVPMGVDLGYFQPNPTRRPAPLMLFTGTMNYFPNADAAIYFSNEILPRIRESHPKAQFYIVGNHPSDQVKRLEAQEGIVVTGYVPDVRPYFEKASVFVAPLRAGSGIQTKNLEAMAMGVPVVTTSVGAMGLEADIGKELLVADTPADFAKRVVDLLNNEHSRETLAQTARTRVETNYSWEAIGERLEHVYAQAVHTQE; encoded by the coding sequence ATGAAGATTCTATTTTTAAGCCTCCGGTGTCCGTATCCACCGCATCGCGGCGATCGGATCCGGTCTTACAATTTTATCAAGCAGCTTTCGAAACAACATGCCGTAACGCTCGTTTACTTTGCTGAGTCTGAAAGCGATATTGAATCCGCGAAGCATTTAGAACCTTTTTGTGAACGCGTCGAGTGGGTCCGTTTTCATCGTTCTTTTGCCTTCATGAATACAGGGATCCACTGTTTATCGCGTCGTCCGCTCCAGTTGCATTACTGGTACGCACCCCAGATGCAACGGAAGGTTAATCAACTCCTCGAACAGGAGAACTTTGAGCTAATTCACGCGCAACTCTTTCGGATGGGACAATACGTGGCGGACGTCCACGGTCCGGTTAAAGTTTTAGATTTGTGTGATTCATTGGCACTGAATCTCAATAGACGCGCTGCACTTGAAAGCAATCCGTGGCTTGCAAAAATTAAATTAGATTGCACGCCAAAACGTTTTTTGGTAAAATTGGAGGAAAGGCGGGTACAGCATTACGAAGTCAACATTATGAAGGCTTTTGACTGCGGCACTGTTGTCGCACGCTTCGATCGGGATTATCTTCTGAAGCAGGACAACAGTCTCAATCTGTCGATAGTTCCAATGGGGGTCGATCTCGGGTATTTCCAACCGAACCCAACAAGACGACCTGCACCGCTGATGCTTTTTACCGGAACGATGAACTATTTTCCGAATGCGGATGCTGCGATCTATTTTTCTAATGAGATTCTTCCACGTATCCGAGAAAGTCATCCGAAGGCGCAGTTTTACATAGTCGGCAATCATCCATCGGATCAGGTAAAGCGGCTTGAAGCACAAGAGGGTATCGTCGTCACAGGTTATGTTCCAGATGTCCGCCCCTATTTTGAAAAGGCATCGGTGTTTGTTGCACCTTTACGTGCCGGATCAGGGATACAAACAAAAAATCTGGAGGCAATGGCAATGGGGGTCCCCGTCGTCACAACCTCCGTCGGTGCAATGGGATTGGAGGCAGACATCGGCAAGGAATTACTTGTTGCGGATACGCCTGCCGACTTCGCGAAGCGGGTCGTTGATTTGCTGAATAATGAACATTCGCGAGAGACGCTCGCCCAAACCGCTAGAACTCGTGTCGAAACCAATTATAGCTGGGAAGCCATCGGCGAACGCTTAGAGCATGTCTATGCCCAGGCGGTTCATACACAAGAATGA
- a CDS encoding Trm112 family protein encodes MEGGSTERIVVHLTDLTEPQGTIKISKTLLDILACPACKGGIEHDETAQKLVCVGECQRRYPIREGIPVMLIDEAELPDGKQG; translated from the coding sequence ATGGAGGGCGGCTCTACGGAGAGGATCGTTGTTCATTTGACCGACCTCACCGAACCGCAAGGAACAATTAAAATTTCGAAAACGCTATTGGATATTCTCGCGTGTCCAGCGTGTAAAGGTGGGATAGAACACGATGAAACGGCACAGAAACTCGTGTGCGTTGGCGAATGTCAGCGTCGTTATCCGATCCGTGAAGGCATCCCGGTAATGCTGATTGATGAAGCGGAATTGCCCGACGGAAAACAGGGCTAA